Genomic segment of Anopheles darlingi chromosome X, idAnoDarlMG_H_01, whole genome shotgun sequence:
TTGGGCTCAGGGTCGAATAGTGCACCTTTGATCACGCCGTTGAGAGGAGCATCCGTTGGAAATCGCTGTGCCGGGCGTGACTGGCAGATGGGCTCGAGGTAGTTGCGATAACGTTGAAAGTAGCGCCCGTACCGGCTACGTTGCTCCTCACCCATACCGGCCCACATAGCATCGAAAAAGCTCGGCTGGCGGGCGCAGATGTTGGaatggaagaggaaggaaCCGGGCAAAATCTCAACCACGGGAACGCCGTGTGGTTCCAGTTCGAGTCGGATTGCCGTTGCCCAGCCATGCAGGGCGGCTTTAGTGGCCGAGTATACGCTCAATCCAGGCAGGGCTTGTTGACTGCAGTGGCTCGTGATGATGACCAGTCGGGCGCGATCCCGGCGGAGCTGGTCAATCAGCCCGCCAATAAACAAAAGTGGACCGGCCAGATTGACACGCAGCTGCTCGGTGATGAGTGTTGCCGGTAACCATTCCGCCTCGCCGAAGCACATTACCGCGCTGTTATTGACTAGCGCGTACAGGCCTGCAAATAGAGGGATCATCGCACGTGGATCATTATTCCGTTGGTTGCTCACAGTCCCTGTGGCTGCGAGTAGAACGATACAGCGAACTTACGGATGGTGGTGTCACTAAGGATGGCTCGAATGGTTTTGATTGCCGCATTGATGCTTAACTCGTCGCACAAGTCCAGCATAACTGGTATCATCTTTTTGTGGGTGCCGTTGCAAAGCTTGTCATATCCGTCCGAGCTAGTGCTGACGAACGTTCCGATAACGGCAGCATTTTCCTCGAGGCACATTTTGGCCATGTTGAAGCTGAAAGCAGATGAGGATTTTAAACGCTGCGACTGGCAATAACCCAAAAAAGAGATattaaaacaaatgcaaaaggACAGCAAACCTAAGAAAAAATTCATCCTCAACAcctcaaaaaaccaaaccgctCGCCTCGCCGCCTGTGGTGAGGCCGAAAAACATTGCCTCCTGTGAGAATCGAACTCACGACCGCTGGTTTACAAGACCAGCGCTCTGCCATCTGAGCTAAAGAGGCGCAGACGTAACATTTCCTAATATAACACTCGGTTTTCCAGCTAAACGTCTGGCTAAATATTGAACTAAAGGGTTTATTTTGGAAGCTTTCGCTTCCAATCTTCCCCTGCTCCTAAATTCGGGACTTCAAACCTACCCTAAACCGGAATCGCAACCGGTAATAATGACAACATCTCTGTCTCCAAGAGCCGGAGGAGAAGTTcgctgctgacgacgacggaaaaggTAGTAGCGACCAATCAAGCCTGTGACAACGACCGCCACCAACCCGCTACCGATCGCAACCATGGTTTTGTTAACGGATGATGCGATCGGTaacatcgttgctgctgctgctgtaagaTGCGATTGGTAAAATGAATGAGTTACTAAGAAAATCGTCACACCGACTGAACCCCCAAAACTCCCTGCAACCTTAAGTCGTTAAATGCGGCAAACGTGGAGAGAATGCGGGCCGAGAGAtagtgttgtttgtgttgtacaCAGACGAACAaaatctccttcttcttgacTTGGTTCGGCCTGCGGGTGCTTAATTCTTGATTCTTGACAACTGATTCGCCGTTTTTGCTCCCGGTCCAAATTGTGCTCTCATGCTGtgagtgcgtgtttgtgtgtttaggTTGTGTTTCGAGCGGTACCGTTTTGATCTGACAGGTTCTTTGCGGAATATTGCTTTGCGTAGATCGTATTAGAAATTTTGCGGCGAAATTTGTAAGATCACGATCATCCAAAAGCCAGAGAAATGGCAACAGGTTATGTGTTATCATTCTCCGTACTCGGAGTACGAGATCGAGGCCTAGATCAAGGTGTGtgagaattaaaaaaaaaaggtcagaGTCTATCACAGAGTCATGGTGGGCGAGAGTTACAGGAACACTAAAATTACCTTTATCATAACGCCCATCGTGGCGTGCAAGCATAAACGGAAAAAAGCAGACGGGGAAAGTGCAGGCTTCGTCTGTACATTATCACCGGTTATTTCTGATTTTCGTGCTATTTATTAGTGTTGCTGGTATATGCTGAATATTCGATCACATATGTTTTAAACTAAGGCAAACAAACGCTATTGTTCGTTgcaccatttctttttttcctttcttttgtctGCTTCTTCAtcatggtcatcatcatcgtcctcatattcattttctccttttttcacCATTCGGGTTGGTGTATTTAAGTAGTAATCAATTAAAGATTGCCTGCCATTGTTCGTTGTACGGGGATAGCGAATAACAATACTTCAGACACCAACAAGCATCGCTGCATTTTTCCAATTCATAAGTTTAACACTAATTTGCAAAGCTCTCTTTTCATGAAATCTAAttccaaatcaaacaaacgatccCGATACGCATGTATGTGGGTgctgttagttttttttttgttgttgctatgaAATAACGAACAATGCTCTACATCGGATAAAAATGAACACGAGAGATACACTTAAAAAGGATAACGGTTGAAGTGATGGCTTATAGAGGCACATTGACGAaggacgatggtggtgtttcCAGTAGTAAATGAACCATTAATACTTAATGCTGCAATCGTTATCTTTAACCACACATGCGTCATGCGCTTTTAAATGCTTGGCTTCTATACGACGAGAGATCGTCCCGCACCAGTGTAGAACGTCAGCGTTTTTATTTGCATACCATTTACCGCACACAAGGATATTTCGGGCTCATCGTGATAAACGCTTGCTTTATTATCGTATTTCTACTAGCCTTTTGCCTTTAACATGTACAGTAATACCTCCTCTATGCTGGACTCATCAAACCACCCAGCTTGCGACCATTGGTACGCGCGCAGCCTTTCAAAACAAAGTGTATGACAGGGAATTCTTGATGGTGTTCCGATGAAGGTGTTCTGAAGAGCAGAGGGCGAAAAAGAGAGGGCGAGAAAAGCAGCTTCTGCAGgtccatcgatcatcgatatGTGTTTAGTGGATAGTGGTGTATCATCAGGCTGCGTGAAGGGCATTGATCTGCTTCAACGTCCTGCTGGCCGCCGTCGGGGTTGGGAaacagaaaaaccaaacaaaactaGCTTCCGATAACAACGAATCGTCCAACACTAGTTGATATACACGAATGTAAGGGAATCATTGTAACTAGGATCGGTAGGCTACTCCGGAATGAATGCGTTCGTACGTACGAATGTTGCTATAGTGTATGAATGTTAATGTACATGCGCGTTTGCAAACAGGGATAGCAAACTCGGTACGCCATTTATAGCTGCAACAATCTCAGCAACAGCCGCTCTTAACATCTACATTTAttggagaagggaggggggaattTTTGAGAGGAGTTGgggtcggggggggggggggggggggtggattaGATAGTGGTTGGGAGATCCTGCGGTAGACGCGTCGCCGCGG
This window contains:
- the LOC125953237 gene encoding D-beta-hydroxybutyrate dehydrogenase, mitochondrial, coding for MLPIASSVNKTMVAIGSGLVAVVVTGLIGRYYLFRRRQQRTSPPALGDRDVVIITGCDSGLGFNMAKMCLEENAAVIGTFVSTSSDGYDKLCNGTHKKMIPVMLDLCDELSINAAIKTIRAILSDTTIRLYALVNNSAVMCFGEAEWLPATLITEQLRVNLAGPLLFIGGLIDQLRRDRARLVIITSHCSQQALPGLSVYSATKAALHGWATAIRLELEPHGVPVVEILPGSFLFHSNICARQPSFFDAMWAGMGEEQRSRYGRYFQRYRNYLEPICQSRPAQRFPTDAPLNGVIKGALFDPEPKRMYKSEPWRYWLYYTAFAWTPYFVRSWLIRRFLAMPMYHED